One window from the genome of Schistocerca piceifrons isolate TAMUIC-IGC-003096 chromosome 1, iqSchPice1.1, whole genome shotgun sequence encodes:
- the LOC124725424 gene encoding cuticle protein 65-like isoform X2, which yields MKFLVIVLAACVAVACSQETREKRGLLGAGVLAAPGAVLAPHVLAAPVIAAAPIVAAPAIAHAPLGVGLGLAHPLIG from the coding sequence GTGATTGTCTTGGCCGCCTGCGTGGCAGTTGCTTGCAGCCAGGAGACGCGAGAGAAGCGCGGCCTCCTGGGGGCGGGAGTGCTGGCCGCCCCCGGCGCTGTGCTGGCGCCGCACGTCCTCGCCGCCCCCGTCATAGCCGCCGCGCCCATCGTCGCAGCCCCCGCCATCGCCCACGCCCCTCTCGGCGTGGGGCTGGGCTTGGCTCACCCCCTCATCGGCTGA
- the LOC124725424 gene encoding uncharacterized protein LOC124725424 isoform X1 has product MKFLVIVFTVCVATACCQETREKRGLLGAGVLAAPGAVLAPRVLGAPAIAAAPIVAAPAIGHAPLGLGLGLGHPIIG; this is encoded by the coding sequence GTGATTGTCTTTACCGTCTGCGTGGCCACCGCCTGCTGCCAGGAGACGCGAGAGAAGCGCGGCCTCTTGGGGGCGGGAGTGCTGGCCGCCCCCGGCGCTGTGCTGGCGCCGCGCGTCCTCGGCGCCCCCGCTATAGCCGCCGCCCCCATCGTCGCCGCCCCCGCCATCGGCCACGCTCCCCTGGGCTTGGGGCTCGGCTTGGGTCACCCCATCATCGGCTGA